One genomic region from Apodemus sylvaticus chromosome 1, mApoSyl1.1, whole genome shotgun sequence encodes:
- the LOC127678250 gene encoding pepsin A-5, whose translation MKWLWVLGLVALSECLVKIPLMKIKSMRENLRESHVLKDYLEKYPRSRAHVLLEQRRNPTVTYEPMRNYLDLVYIGIISIGTPPQEFKVVLDTGSSVLWVPSIYCSSPACAHHKAFNPLRSSTFLVSGRPVNVAYGSGEMSGFLAYDTVKIGDLTVMAQAFGLSLEEPGSFMEYAVFDGILGLGYPNLGLQGITPVFDNLWIQGLIPQNLFAFYLSSKDEKGSMLMLGGVDPSYYHGELHWVPVSKTSYWQLAVDSISMNGEVIACDGGCQGIMDTGTSLLTGPPSSILNIQNLIGATASGDGEYFLKCDTINTLPDIVFNIGSVAYPVPASAYVRKDRSHNCRSNFEEGTDDPSDPEVWVLGDVFLRLYFTVFDRANNRIGLALAA comes from the exons ATGAAGTGGCTTTGGGTCCTCGGGCTGGTGGCCCTTTCAGAGTGCTTGGTCAA AATCCCTCTGATGAAGATTAAGTCCATGCGAGAAAACCTGCGGGAAAGCCACGTGCTGAAGGATTACCTGGAGAAGTACCCTCGCAGCCGTGCCCACGTGCTTCTAGAGCAGCGCCGGAACCCAACAGTAACTTATGAACCTATGAGGAACTACCTAGAC CTGGTCTACATTGGCATCATCAGCATTGGCACACCccctcaggagttcaaggttgtCTTGGAtactggatcttcagtcctgtggGTACCGTCCATCTATTGCTCCAGCCCAGCCTGCG CTCACCACAAGGCCTTCAACCCTCTTCGGTCTTCCACTTTCCTGGTCTCAGGCCGACCTGTGAATGTTGCCTATGGCTCAGGAGAGATGTCCGGATTTCTTGCCTATGACACTGTCAAG ATTGGGGACCTCACGGTCATGGCCCAGGCATTTGGCCTGAGCCTGGAAGAACCTGGCAGTTTCATGGAATATGCTGTCTTTGATGGCATCCTGGGGCTGGGATACCCCAACCTTGGCCTTCAGGGAATCACACCTGTCTTTGACAACCTGTGGATACAGGGCCTCATCCCCCAGAATCTCTTTGCCTTCTACTTGAGCAG cAAGGATGAGAAGGGCAGCATGCTGATGCTTGGTGGAGTGGACCCCTCCTACTACCACGGAGAGCTTCACTGGGTGCCAGTGTCCAAGACCAGCTACTGGCAGTTAGCTGTGGACAG CATCTCCATGAACGGGGAGGTCATTGCCTGTGACGGTGGCTGCCAAGGTATTATGGACACAGGGACCTCCTTGCTGACCGGCCCCCCAAGCTCAATCCTTAACATCCAGAATCTCATTGGTGCCACGGCTTCTGGTGATGGCGAG TACTTCCTCAAGTGTGACACCATCAACACTCTACCTGACATTGTCTTCAACATCGGCAGTGTTGCCTACCCAGTGCCAGCCAGTGCCTATGTCAGAAAG GATCGTTCACACAACTGCCGAAGCAACTTTGAGGAAGGCACGGATGACCCGTCAGACCCtgaggtgtgggtgctgggggatGTCTTCCTGAGGCTGTATTTCACCGTGTTTGATCGGGCAAATAACAGGATTGGTCTGGCTCTTGCTGCATGA
- the Vwce gene encoding LOW QUALITY PROTEIN: von Willebrand factor C and EGF domain-containing protein (The sequence of the model RefSeq protein was modified relative to this genomic sequence to represent the inferred CDS: deleted 1 base in 1 codon): MWARLLFHVAYILIPLLGSSARGYTGRKATGHYSAERRRLGPHVCLSGFGSGCCPGWAPSMGSGHCTLPLCSFGCGSGICIAPNVCSCQDGEQGATCPEAHESCGEYGCDLTCNHGGCREVARVCPVGFLMTETAVGVRCADIDECLSSSCEGHCVNTEGGFVCECGPGMQLSADRHSCQDTDECLGTPCQQRCKNSIGSYKCSCRAGFHLHGNRHSCIDVNECRRPQERRVCHHTCYNTVGSFLCTCRPGFRLQADRVSCEAFPKAVLAPSAILQPRQHPAKMSLLLPEAGLPALSPGHSPPPGAPGYPTGVRTISQPSTTQVLPTFFPTQLLSTPAPSSSPLGTLGRPSLLQGEAVGTPSSPRGPESPKPGVGPSSCWHLGATYESGSRWDQPGCSQCSCQDGEVTCGEVRCDSTCSHPVPPSDGECCPSCTGCFHSGAIRAEGDVFSPPEENCTVCVCLAGNVSCISPECPPGSCKASPQSDCCTCVPGRCYFHGRWYTDGAVFSGGGDDCTTCVCQNGEVECSFTPCPELECPREEWLLGPGQCCFTCREPTPTTGCSLDDNGVEFPIGQIWSPGDPCELCVCQADGSVSCKRTDCVDSCPHPIRIPGQCCPDCSAGCTYTGRIFYNNETFPSVLDPCLSCICLLGSVACSPVDCPITCTYPFHPDGECCPVCHDCNFEGRKVVNGQVFTLDDEPCTRCICQLGEVSCETVPCQPVCTDPSCPDSLFPPEEKQQPSPHGDLAKAARNPRGDTEVSGNCSSCPGPPSASPAKPMAQLLQRLLRTNLSNAQSASPAPPVAQTTSSLLSEPERTALGKPGASQAPAPSSGSPVSPGPPTLPPVMPGTPSSPVTPESSSSTFGAQKAFRWPLSATPLTEAETPSVTEADLSETLTTSLRPQRLSAALTDTPNPVPQQSTTDTSKKEDSTI; encoded by the exons ATGTGGGCTAGACTGTTGTTCCATGTTGCCTACATCTTGATCCCGTTGCTGGGGTCTTCGGCCCGAGGCTACACCGGGAGGAAGGCGACTGGGCACTACTCTGCGGAGAG ACGTCGTTTGGGGCCCCATGTCTGCCTCTCTGGCTTTGGGAGTGGCTGCTGCCCTGGCTGGGCCCCTTCCATGGGCAGCGGGCATTGTACCTTGC CCCTCTGCTCCTTTGGCTGTGGGAGTGGCATCTGCATCGCCCCCAATGTCTGCTCCTGCCAGGATGGAGAGCAAGGGGCCACTTGCCCAG AAGCCCACGAATCCTGCGGAGAGTATGGCTGTGATCTCACCTGTAACCACGGTGGCTGTCGGGAGGTAGCCCGAGTGTGCCCTGTGGGTTTCTTGATGACTGAGACGGCTGTTGGTGTTCGGTGTGCCG ACATTGACGAGTGTTTAAGCTCATCTTGTGAGGGCCACTGCGTGAACACAGAAGGTGGCTTCGTGTGTGAATGTGGGCCAGGCATGCAACTGTCTGCTGATCGTCACAGCTGCCAAG ACACTGACGAGTGCCTGGGAACACCCTGCCAGCAGAGATGTAAGAACAGCATTGGCAGCTATAAGTGCTCTTGCCGCGCTGGCTTCCATCTCCATGGCAACCGACATTCCTGTATAG ATGTAAACGAGTGCCGGCGGCCGCAGGAGAGGAGAGTTTGTCACCACACCTGCTACAACACTGTGGGCAGCTTCCTGTGTACCTGTAGACCTGGTTTCAGGCTTCAAGCTGACCGTGTGTCCTGTGAAG CTTTCCCGAAGGCCGTTCTGGCCCCATCTGCCATCCTGCAGCCCCGGCAGCATCCTGCTAAGATGTCCCTGCTCCTCCCTGAGGCAGGCCTGCCTGCCCTGTCCCCAGGACACAGCCCTCCTCCAGGGGCCCCAGGATATCCCACTGGAGTTAGAACAATCAGTCAGCCATCTACCACCCAGGTCCTACCTACATTCTTTCCCACACAGTTGCTATCCACCCCAGCTCCAAGTTCCTCCCCACTGGGGACCCTTGGACGCCCCTCACTCCTCCAGGGGGAGGCTGTAGGGACCCCTTCCTCACCTAGGGGTCCTGAAAGCCCAAAGCCGGGAGTAGGGCCCTCTTCCTGCTGGCACCTGGGAGCCACATATGAATCCGGGAGCCGCTGGGACCAGCCCGGGTGTTCTCAGTGTTCGTGCCAG GATGGAGAGGTGACCTGTGGAGAAGTAAGGTGTGACTCTACCTGTTCCCATCCAGTTCCCCCGAGCGATGGGGAGTGCTGCCCGTCTTGCACTG GCTGCTTTCACAGTGGTGCTATCCGAGCCGAAGGGGATGTGTTTTCACCTCCTGAGGAGAActgcactgtgtgtgtctgtctg GCTGGAAATGTTTCTTGTATCTCTCCTGAGTGTCCCCCTGGTTCCTGCAAGGCTTCCCCACAGTCAGATTGCTGTACTTGTGTGCCAG GGAGATGCTATTTCCATGGCCGGTGGTACACGGACGGGGCTGTGTTCAGT GGGGGTGGCGACGACTGTACCACCTGTGTCTGCCAG AATGGGGAGGTAGAGTGTTCCTTCACACCATGTCCAGAGCTGGAGTGCCCTCGAGAGGAGTGGTTGCTGGGCCCAGGACAGTGCTGTTTTACATGCCGGGAGCCCACACCCACCACAG GCTGCTCTCTGGACGACAACGGGGTTGAGTTTCCGATCGGACAGATCTGGTCGCCTGGTGACCCCTGTGAGTTGTGCGTCTGCCAG gCAGATGGCTCCGTGAGCTGCAAGAGGACAGACTGTGTGGACTCTTGCCCACATCCTATCCGGATCCCTGGACAGTGCTGTCCTGACTGTTCAGCAG GCTGCACCTACACAGGCAGAATCTTCTACAACAACGAAACCTTCCCGTCAGTGCTCGACCCCTGTCTGAGCTGCATCTGCCTG CTGGGCTCGGTGGCCTGTTCACCTGTGGACTGTCCCATCACCTGTACCTACCCCTTCCACCCGGATGGCGAGTGCTGCCCCGTGTGCCATG acTGTAACTTTGAAGGGAGAAAGGTGGTGAATGGTCAGGTGTTCACCTTGGATGATGAGCCTTGTACGCGGTGCATCTGCCAG CTGGGAGAGGTGAGCTGTGAGACGGTCCCCTGCCAGCCAGTCTGTACTGACCCCTCCTGCCCAG ATTCCCTGTTTCCTCCAGAAGAAAAGCAGCAACCTTCCCCTCATGGAGATCTTGCCAAAGCTGCACGGAACCCCCGTGGAGACACTGAAGTCTCTGGCAACTGTAGCTCCTGCCCGGGGCCTCCGTCAGCATCTCCTGCGAAGCCCATGGCCCAGCTCCTGCAGCGGCTTTTAAGAACAAACCTGTCTAATGCGCAGTCTGCATCCCCAGCCCCCCCAGTAGCCCAGACAACATCCTCACTCCTGTCGGAGCCAGAGCGCACAGCCCTTGGGAAGCCCGGAGCCTCCCAGGCCCCTGCGCCCTCATCAGGGTCACCTGTCTCTCCCGGACCGCCCACTCTACCTCCAGTCATGCCAGGGACTCCTTCATCACCTGTCACTCCAGAAAGCTCTTCTTCAACCTTTGGGGCTCAGAAAGCATTCCGGTGGCCTCTGTCTGCCACCCCCTTGACTGAGGCAGAAACACCTTCAGTGACGGAGGCTGACCTCTCAGAGACCCTCACCACCTCCTTGAGGCCTCAAAGACTCTCTGCGGCTCTCACAGATACCCCTAACCCTGTTCCCCAACAGTCCACTACAGATACCTCGAAGAAGGAGGACTCTACCATCTGA